Proteins encoded in a region of the Bacillus sp. T3 genome:
- the menD gene encoding 2-succinyl-5-enolpyruvyl-6-hydroxy-3-cyclohexene-1-carboxylic-acid synthase, whose product MNHQESLTAYLAAFVGELVESGVTDVVVSPGSRSTPLALMMAEHPGLKVHIQIDERSAGFFALGIAKASGKAVALLCTSGTATANYYPAIIEANISRVPLIVLTADRPHELRDVGAPQAIDQFHLYGRHVKWFVEMALPEATNEIIRYAQTVCARAVATSQITPAGPVHLNFPFREPLIPQLDDSELFAKYKRAKGSIKIQAGELTLSDAGFSRLAQSWSENAKGVIVCGPIDDAIFGQAVIELAEKLQFPIIADPLSQLRSGSHRKDMIIDTYDTFLRNPAVKEFLKPDLVIRFGAMPVSKALTIFLKENLEAMHYVIDGGGGWRDPNSITSEMIYCDEAVLCQSILQHVETRETSSYLTQWSNMNDLTKQNLARINDETGLSEGKLFYRLADLLPDNATVFVGNSMPIRDLDSFFFINEKSIRVMANRGANGIDGIVSTALGAATVHQPFYLVVGDLTLFHDLNGLLASKMHGIAINVILINNNGGGIFSFLPQAGHPKHFELLFGTPVDIDFKHAIKMFEGQYELIKDWDHLSEVIVKDKVSAGLNVYEISTSRDSNVNEHRELFKFVSQEIEKSLKDIGK is encoded by the coding sequence ATGAATCATCAAGAGTCACTAACTGCTTATTTAGCAGCGTTTGTTGGAGAATTGGTCGAATCAGGTGTTACTGACGTCGTTGTCAGCCCTGGTTCACGCTCCACTCCACTTGCATTAATGATGGCCGAGCATCCCGGTCTTAAAGTACATATTCAAATTGATGAACGGTCGGCAGGATTTTTTGCACTAGGCATTGCCAAAGCATCTGGTAAAGCAGTGGCTCTTTTGTGCACGTCGGGGACAGCAACAGCGAATTATTATCCTGCTATTATTGAAGCGAATATTTCTAGAGTGCCTCTTATTGTACTAACAGCAGACCGTCCACATGAGCTGCGTGATGTTGGAGCTCCGCAGGCTATTGATCAATTCCATTTATATGGCCGTCACGTAAAATGGTTTGTAGAGATGGCCCTTCCAGAAGCCACGAATGAAATCATTCGCTATGCGCAAACCGTTTGTGCGAGGGCAGTTGCCACTTCACAAATAACACCAGCAGGACCTGTCCATTTAAATTTTCCGTTCCGCGAACCATTAATCCCACAATTAGATGATTCGGAGTTGTTTGCTAAGTATAAGCGCGCTAAAGGTTCGATCAAGATTCAGGCTGGAGAACTGACTCTTTCCGATGCTGGGTTCAGCAGATTAGCCCAATCGTGGTCAGAGAATGCTAAAGGTGTTATTGTTTGTGGACCTATCGATGATGCGATATTTGGCCAGGCTGTGATTGAGTTAGCTGAAAAGTTACAATTTCCGATTATCGCTGATCCATTATCGCAATTGCGCAGTGGCTCTCATCGAAAAGACATGATAATCGATACATATGATACATTTTTACGAAATCCAGCTGTAAAAGAGTTTTTAAAGCCCGATTTGGTCATTCGCTTTGGTGCGATGCCAGTATCAAAGGCATTAACTATTTTCTTAAAGGAAAATTTAGAGGCGATGCATTATGTTATTGATGGCGGCGGAGGCTGGCGTGATCCGAATTCCATTACGTCTGAAATGATTTATTGTGACGAAGCAGTCCTTTGTCAGTCGATCCTACAGCATGTGGAGACACGCGAAACGTCTTCTTATTTAACACAATGGTCGAATATGAATGACCTTACCAAACAAAATTTAGCGAGAATCAATGATGAAACTGGATTAAGTGAAGGAAAATTGTTCTACAGGCTTGCTGATTTACTTCCAGACAATGCAACAGTATTTGTTGGGAACAGTATGCCGATTCGTGATTTGGATTCATTTTTCTTTATTAATGAAAAATCAATTAGGGTTATGGCTAATCGTGGTGCCAATGGCATCGATGGAATTGTTTCAACCGCTTTAGGGGCAGCAACGGTTCATCAGCCTTTCTATTTAGTGGTTGGTGACCTGACCTTGTTCCATGATTTAAATGGATTATTGGCATCAAAAATGCATGGAATCGCAATCAATGTCATTCTTATTAATAATAATGGTGGCGGAATCTTTTCGTTTTTACCTCAAGCAGGTCATCCAAAGCATTTTGAATTGCTGTTTGGAACACCAGTTGATATAGATTTTAAACATGCCATCAAAATGTTCGAGGGGCAGTATGAATTAATTAAGGATTGGGACCATCTTTCAGAGGTAATTGTGAAGGATAAGGTGTCGGCTGGATTGAATGTATATGAGATTTCGACTTCACGGGATTCGAATGTAAATGAACATCGAGAATTGTTTAAATTTGTTTCCCAGGAAATAGAAAAATCGTTGAAGGACATCGGAAAATGA
- the menH gene encoding 2-succinyl-6-hydroxy-2,4-cyclohexadiene-1-carboxylate synthase, with translation MFYFMALPGNGSNWLPFFERWSQHSRLIMIDIIGHGQTDAPENPERYRMEQATRDLARLLDILAIDQADFLGYSMGGRLALSFAVSYPEKVRKLVLESASPGLKTEEERAARIESDWKLASFIEKQGIEKFVDYWEGIPLFQSQTELSIQQRDEIRRQRLANSVTGLSGSLIGMGTGAQPSCWNDLSSISNEVLMITGERDKKFCKIAIEMNEKVKNSKWTMVHSCGHAIHVEQAEKFGTIVSEFLNKSI, from the coding sequence TTGTTTTACTTCATGGCTTTACCTGGAAACGGGTCAAACTGGCTCCCATTTTTCGAGAGATGGTCTCAACATTCAAGGCTAATTATGATAGATATTATCGGCCATGGTCAAACCGATGCACCGGAGAACCCAGAGCGTTATCGGATGGAGCAGGCTACTAGAGATTTAGCTCGATTGCTTGATATTTTAGCAATCGATCAAGCTGATTTTTTAGGATATTCAATGGGAGGAAGGTTGGCGCTTTCTTTTGCTGTCTCTTATCCTGAGAAAGTGAGAAAACTGGTGTTGGAGAGTGCATCACCAGGTTTGAAAACAGAAGAAGAGAGAGCAGCTCGAATCGAGAGTGATTGGAAACTGGCTTCGTTTATCGAGAAGCAAGGGATTGAAAAGTTTGTAGATTATTGGGAAGGGATTCCGCTATTTCAATCACAAACAGAGCTGTCAATACAGCAGCGTGACGAAATCAGGAGGCAGCGCCTCGCTAATTCTGTAACGGGTCTCTCTGGAAGTTTAATCGGGATGGGAACGGGCGCACAGCCATCATGTTGGAATGATTTGAGTTCCATTTCAAATGAGGTGCTGATGATCACCGGCGAACGAGATAAAAAGTTTTGTAAGATTGCGATTGAAATGAATGAAAAGGTGAAAAATAGCAAATGGACGATGGTTCATTCATGTGGACATGCAATTCATGTGGAACAAGCAGAAAAATTTGGTACAATAGTAAGTGAGTTTTTAAACAAATCTATATAA
- the menB gene encoding 1,4-dihydroxy-2-naphthoyl-CoA synthase — MAVEWVASRQYEDILYETYNGICKITINRPEVRNAFRPKTVMELIDAFAYARDDSNVGVIVLTGAGDDAFCSGGDQKVRGHGGYVGDDQIPRLNVLDLQRLIRVIPKPVVAMVKGYAIGGGHVLHIVCDLTIAADNAKFGQTGPKVGSFDAGYGSGYLARIVGHKKAREIWYLCRQYNAQEALDMGLVNTVVPLDQVEDETVKWCEEMLEMSPTALRFLKAAFNADTDGLAGIQQFAGDATLLYYTTDEAKEGRDAFKEKRKPDFGKFPRFP; from the coding sequence ATGGCAGTTGAATGGGTAGCTAGTCGTCAATATGAAGATATTTTATATGAAACATACAACGGCATTTGTAAAATTACCATTAACCGTCCAGAGGTACGCAATGCGTTCCGTCCTAAGACTGTAATGGAGCTTATCGATGCGTTTGCTTATGCACGTGATGATAGTAATGTTGGTGTTATTGTATTAACAGGTGCTGGGGATGATGCATTCTGCTCTGGTGGAGATCAAAAGGTACGTGGCCATGGTGGCTATGTCGGAGATGATCAAATCCCACGTTTAAATGTATTAGACCTACAACGTTTAATTCGTGTTATTCCTAAGCCAGTTGTGGCGATGGTAAAAGGTTATGCAATTGGTGGCGGCCATGTATTACATATTGTTTGTGACTTAACGATTGCAGCAGACAATGCTAAATTTGGCCAAACAGGTCCAAAGGTTGGTAGCTTTGATGCTGGTTATGGTTCAGGCTATCTTGCAAGAATCGTTGGACATAAAAAAGCGCGTGAAATTTGGTATTTATGCCGTCAATACAATGCACAAGAAGCATTGGATATGGGTCTTGTAAACACAGTTGTTCCACTTGACCAGGTTGAAGATGAGACGGTTAAATGGTGTGAGGAAATGCTGGAAATGAGCCCGACAGCACTTCGCTTCTTGAAGGCTGCGTTCAATGCCGATACAGACGGTTTAGCGGGTATTCAGCAATTTGCTGGAGATGCTACCCTACTTTACTATACAACGGATGAAGCAAAAGAAGGTCGCGACGCGTTCAAAGAAAAGCGTAAACCAGACTTCGGCAAATTCCCACGTTTTCCTTGA
- a CDS encoding o-succinylbenzoate--CoA ligase gives MVTEAIPNWLKKRAFLTPQRTALIYEGETYTFQNTYDHAIVMTQKLAAIPVTKGDFVGVLLKNHPDTVMILYALQMIGATAVIFNNRLTQEELAWQLDDSDCTTFITEKAFEPMILSLKEKQTSYAILFKEELSQHQRAKVNILNEFVLDNTCTIMYTSGTTGFPKGVMQTYGNHWWSSIGSALNLGLTETDRWLCTVPLFHISGYSILIRSLIYGMPIILHDGFDEYRVIEDIHHHQVTIMSVVSTMLNRIVRVLGSEQMPSSFRCMLLGGGPASLALLNKCADKGIPVFQTYGMTETSSQIVTLSPEDSMKKIGSAGKPLFPSQLKIVDRDGLEVSSHLEGEIVVKGPNVTRGYLNREVETAEKIRNGWLHTGDIGYVDSEGFLYVLDRRSDLIISGGENIYPAEIEGVLQSHEGIIEAGVIGWKDEQWGQVPIAFVVTEKGNSISGPDLISFCQQKLAKYKVPKRIVFIDVLPRNASNKLMRRKLREELEKDE, from the coding sequence ATCGTGACAGAGGCAATCCCAAACTGGTTAAAGAAGCGAGCCTTCTTAACTCCACAACGAACTGCGCTTATTTATGAGGGAGAAACTTACACCTTCCAGAATACATATGATCACGCAATTGTAATGACTCAAAAGTTAGCCGCTATTCCCGTCACAAAGGGGGACTTTGTCGGTGTTCTATTGAAAAATCACCCTGATACGGTGATGATTCTATATGCACTGCAAATGATTGGTGCCACGGCCGTTATTTTTAACAACCGTCTAACACAAGAGGAATTGGCTTGGCAGCTTGATGATTCTGACTGCACCACCTTTATTACAGAGAAAGCATTCGAGCCAATGATTTTATCGCTAAAAGAAAAGCAGACCTCCTACGCTATTCTGTTTAAGGAGGAGCTTTCACAACATCAACGGGCCAAAGTCAACATTCTTAATGAATTTGTACTTGATAACACTTGCACAATTATGTATACGTCAGGGACGACTGGTTTTCCAAAGGGAGTTATGCAAACTTATGGCAATCATTGGTGGAGTTCGATAGGTTCTGCGTTAAACCTTGGTTTGACGGAGACAGATCGTTGGCTTTGTACTGTACCGCTTTTTCATATCAGCGGTTATTCAATATTAATTCGAAGTTTAATATATGGAATGCCGATCATTCTCCATGATGGGTTCGACGAGTATAGGGTAATCGAGGACATTCACCACCATCAGGTAACAATCATGTCAGTGGTTTCAACAATGCTTAATCGTATTGTGAGGGTACTAGGATCTGAGCAAATGCCGTCATCGTTTCGCTGTATGCTACTTGGTGGGGGACCAGCATCCTTAGCGCTTCTAAATAAATGCGCTGACAAAGGAATACCTGTTTTTCAAACTTATGGAATGACTGAAACATCGTCGCAAATTGTCACCCTCTCACCAGAAGATAGTATGAAGAAAATCGGCTCTGCTGGAAAACCATTATTTCCTTCTCAATTAAAAATTGTTGATCGAGATGGACTGGAAGTATCTTCACACCTAGAGGGAGAAATTGTTGTAAAAGGTCCTAATGTTACACGTGGCTATTTAAACCGTGAGGTCGAGACCGCTGAAAAAATACGGAATGGCTGGCTTCATACAGGTGATATTGGCTATGTGGATAGTGAGGGTTTTCTTTACGTACTCGACCGACGTTCGGATTTAATCATTTCTGGAGGAGAAAACATCTATCCTGCAGAAATTGAAGGCGTTCTGCAATCGCACGAAGGAATTATTGAGGCGGGAGTTATCGGTTGGAAAGATGAGCAGTGGGGGCAGGTGCCAATCGCGTTCGTCGTTACTGAAAAAGGGAACTCGATTTCAGGGCCTGACTTAATTTCTTTTTGCCAGCAAAAACTAGCAAAATATAAGGTGCCAAAGAGGATTGTTTTTATAGATGTCCTGCCGCGCAATGCTTCAAATAAATTAATGAGACGTAAGCTTCGTGAAGAACTGGAAAAGGATGAATGA